From a single Hymenobacter sp. YIM 151500-1 genomic region:
- a CDS encoding DUF3667 domain-containing protein encodes MPELARSAHPVASSICRNCGNRGHGHFCQECGQSYATHRISFPHLLHEVFHLFTHLDKGFLYTLKELIRLPGDMQREYLAGQRYRHQKPFSMFFVAITVTALGQYFIKALVFKLYGMSDDSQDYFRHYFSLMQMALLPLYAFITWLFFRKSEYNYAEIAVLVLYSLSLVIFVVLLLNISRLLFPNFETEYIELPFIVAYNTITYFRLFPADSRWLIVSKSLLINTACFALSHVAAELVVHLLEK; translated from the coding sequence ATGCCGGAACTCGCCCGCTCAGCACACCCTGTCGCTTCCAGTATCTGCCGCAATTGCGGCAACCGGGGCCACGGGCATTTCTGCCAGGAATGTGGGCAGAGCTATGCCACGCACCGGATTTCATTTCCTCATCTGCTACACGAGGTGTTTCACCTTTTCACGCACCTTGACAAAGGTTTTCTATACACTCTAAAAGAGCTAATCCGGCTGCCCGGCGACATGCAGCGCGAGTATCTGGCAGGGCAGCGCTACCGACACCAAAAGCCCTTCTCTATGTTTTTCGTGGCAATTACAGTCACGGCGCTAGGACAGTATTTTATCAAAGCCCTCGTGTTTAAGCTCTATGGGATGAGCGACGACTCGCAGGATTATTTCCGGCATTACTTCTCTCTAATGCAGATGGCACTGCTACCGCTTTATGCGTTCATCACGTGGCTGTTCTTCCGCAAATCGGAATACAACTATGCCGAAATAGCTGTGCTGGTGCTGTATAGCCTGTCCTTAGTCATCTTTGTAGTGCTGCTCCTAAATATATCACGGCTGCTATTTCCGAACTTTGAGACGGAGTACATCGAACTGCCGTTCATTGTAGCCTACAATACAATAACCTATTTTCGGTTGTTTCCTGCTGATTCCCGCTGGCTGATTGTCAGCAAAAGCCTGCTCATTAATACCGCGTGTTTTGCGCTTTCCCACGTGGCTGCTGAACTGGTAGTACATCTGCTGGAAAAATAA